In a single window of the Phycisphaerales bacterium genome:
- a CDS encoding amidophosphoribosyltransferase, with protein sequence MDSEVRHYCGLFGIAGHPDAAQLAYLGLYAQQHRGQESAGICAANGQSIARRGGLGLVTDAIRPQDLQALVSPIAIGHVRYSTTGSCREANAQPLLVSCSIGQVAIAHNGNLVNAGDIRREYEQHGHIFVSTSDTEVILHMLADQAFAEKADPLAAVLRHLCGSYCLLLLYPDRIEAVRDPSGNRPLCLGRLGDAWVVASETCALDIIDAVYVRDVEPGEIVTLAPEGLRSRRFAEVGAQRKAHCVFEHVYFADPASQIFGQNVHLVRMELGRALAREAPADGDLVVAVPNCARCAALGYHEVSGIPIGRGFTTNHYIGRSFIQPSQTIRDLTVRLKLNPIRGSVAGKRLVVVEDSVVRGTTTRGKMNSLRAAGAKEIHLRVASPPIRHPCYYGIDFPSREELVAHNRTITQVREFLGVDSLAYLSREGMLGALDRAGGDFCHACFSGDYPIPIDPAFQKDVFEQHQLRFFDATGRLRTESATP encoded by the coding sequence ATGGATTCCGAAGTACGTCACTATTGCGGCTTGTTCGGCATTGCAGGACACCCTGATGCCGCCCAACTCGCATACTTGGGTCTCTATGCCCAGCAGCACCGTGGGCAGGAGTCCGCCGGGATCTGCGCCGCCAACGGCCAGTCCATCGCGCGGCGCGGGGGACTCGGCCTGGTCACCGATGCGATTCGTCCTCAGGATTTGCAGGCCCTGGTAAGTCCTATCGCGATCGGCCACGTGCGCTATTCGACCACCGGCTCCTGTCGCGAAGCCAACGCGCAGCCCCTGCTCGTGAGTTGTTCGATCGGGCAGGTGGCCATTGCCCACAACGGCAATCTGGTCAATGCCGGGGACATTCGCCGCGAGTATGAGCAGCACGGCCATATTTTCGTTTCCACCTCCGATACCGAGGTGATTCTCCACATGCTGGCCGACCAGGCCTTTGCGGAGAAGGCCGATCCGTTGGCCGCGGTCCTGCGGCACCTGTGCGGCTCCTATTGTCTGCTACTGCTCTATCCGGACCGGATTGAAGCCGTACGCGATCCCTCGGGAAATCGGCCGCTGTGCCTCGGCCGACTCGGTGACGCCTGGGTTGTCGCGAGTGAAACCTGCGCGCTCGACATCATCGACGCGGTGTACGTGCGGGACGTCGAACCCGGCGAGATCGTCACACTCGCACCGGAAGGGCTGCGTAGCCGCCGCTTCGCCGAAGTGGGTGCTCAGCGCAAGGCCCACTGCGTGTTCGAGCACGTCTATTTTGCCGACCCCGCCAGCCAGATCTTCGGGCAAAACGTGCACCTGGTGCGCATGGAACTGGGTCGTGCCCTGGCGCGCGAAGCCCCCGCCGACGGTGACCTCGTCGTTGCCGTGCCGAACTGCGCACGCTGCGCGGCACTCGGCTACCACGAGGTTTCCGGCATCCCGATCGGGCGCGGTTTCACGACGAACCATTACATCGGCCGGTCCTTTATTCAGCCCTCCCAGACCATCCGCGATCTGACGGTCCGCCTGAAGCTCAACCCCATCCGCGGCAGTGTGGCGGGCAAGCGGCTGGTGGTGGTCGAAGATTCCGTGGTCCGCGGCACCACCACCCGCGGCAAGATGAATTCGCTGCGCGCGGCCGGCGCGAAAGAAATTCACCTGCGCGTCGCCAGTCCACCGATCCGCCACCCCTGCTACTACGGCATCGACTTTCCCAGTCGCGAGGAGCTCGTCGCCCACAACCGCACCATCACGCAGGTGCGCGAGTTTCTCGGTGTCGATTCGCTCGCCTACTTGTCACGCGAGGGCATGCTCGGTGCGCTCGACCGTGCCGGCGGTGACTTCTGTCATGCGTGTTTCAGCGGTGATTACCCTATTCCGATTGATCCCGCCTTCCAGAAGGACGTCTTCGAGCAGCACCAACTCCGCTTCTTCGACGCCACGGGCCGGCTGCGCACAGAATCGGCCACGCCCTGA
- the queG gene encoding tRNA epoxyqueuosine(34) reductase QueG — MTPRDKARLVHDLARAVGFDLIGIAPAVPSQRAEHYRDWLAAGHAGTMRYLHENVPVRADPRHLLPGARAIICTAMNYRRADGFVRSHPAPAPSEPLRSEDSEAGGRVAQYARGADYHTVLHRLLGTLEQRLRAALSEPFTARVVVDTQPLFEREVAARAGLGWIGRNTCLLHPEWGSYLVLGELLTTLELAADEPLTERCGTCRRCLEACPTQAFEGPYKLNATRCLSYWTIEERGPIPVEFHAALGDRVLGCDVCQQVCPYNARAPLAVHPELGRDVLGPQLNLVDLVALRSAGYRKLVRGTAGRRATGSMWQRNAALVLGNKGKLSSRERAALEQLAATGKPPARAAAQSVLAYYAGNPTS; from the coding sequence ATGACACCCCGCGACAAAGCACGTCTGGTTCACGACCTTGCCCGGGCGGTCGGATTCGACCTCATCGGCATCGCGCCGGCCGTGCCTTCTCAACGGGCCGAACATTATAGGGACTGGCTCGCAGCGGGCCATGCCGGCACGATGCGTTATCTGCACGAAAACGTCCCGGTGCGCGCTGACCCGCGCCACCTGCTGCCAGGGGCCCGTGCGATCATCTGCACAGCCATGAATTATCGGCGGGCCGATGGTTTCGTCCGGAGCCATCCGGCACCGGCTCCCTCCGAACCGCTGCGAAGCGAGGATTCTGAAGCTGGGGGGCGGGTGGCACAATACGCGCGGGGCGCCGATTACCACACCGTACTGCACCGCCTGCTGGGTACGCTCGAACAGCGGCTCCGCGCGGCGCTGTCCGAGCCGTTTACCGCGCGGGTGGTCGTGGACACGCAGCCGCTGTTCGAACGGGAGGTCGCGGCACGGGCCGGGCTGGGCTGGATCGGCCGGAATACCTGCCTGCTCCATCCGGAATGGGGCTCGTACCTCGTGCTCGGGGAGCTGTTGACCACGCTCGAACTCGCAGCCGACGAGCCGCTCACGGAACGGTGCGGGACGTGCCGACGTTGCCTGGAGGCGTGTCCCACGCAGGCCTTCGAGGGTCCGTACAAATTGAATGCGACGCGCTGCCTTTCCTACTGGACCATCGAGGAACGCGGTCCCATACCCGTGGAGTTTCATGCCGCCCTGGGCGACCGTGTACTGGGCTGTGACGTGTGTCAGCAGGTGTGCCCCTACAACGCACGGGCCCCGCTTGCCGTGCATCCCGAGTTAGGCCGGGATGTGCTCGGTCCGCAGCTCAACCTGGTCGATCTTGTGGCGTTGCGCAGTGCCGGCTATCGCAAGCTGGTGCGCGGTACGGCGGGACGGCGCGCGACGGGGTCCATGTGGCAGCGGAATGCTGCGTTGGTGCTTGGAAACAAGGGTAAACTGTCGTCCCGGGAGCGCGCCGCGCTCGAGCAGCTCGCCGCGACCGGCAAACCGCCCGCCCGGGCTGCGGCGCAGTCCGTACTGGCCTATTACGCCGGAAACCCCACCTCATGA
- the rsmA gene encoding ribosomal RNA small subunit methyltransferase A, with protein sequence MPGQTQSEIRALLAAAGLAPQHRFGQNFLVDLNLLRKVVVAADLRTTDTVLEVGPGTGSLTELLLASGARVVAAEIDRGFAELLRRRLGDNPRFTLVEGDALAGKHCLNPALAAALTAVLPSSGGVVKLVANLPYQIATPLLVDLLLHAIRFERLVCTIQKEVGARLQAAPRTAAYGPVSILVQLLAEVQTLAWLPASAFWPRPQVESVLLRIQPRTGPAEADCRDPAFREFVQTAFQQRRKKLRRLVPPGRITESAALFEAAGVSPEARPEELPPDRWPVLWRVLRA encoded by the coding sequence ATGCCCGGTCAAACCCAATCCGAGATCCGCGCCTTGCTCGCCGCAGCCGGCCTAGCACCGCAGCACCGCTTTGGTCAGAACTTCCTCGTGGATCTCAATCTGCTTCGCAAGGTCGTTGTAGCGGCCGACTTGCGAACCACCGACACCGTGCTTGAGGTGGGACCCGGCACCGGCTCACTGACCGAGTTGCTGCTCGCTTCCGGGGCGCGCGTCGTTGCGGCCGAGATTGACCGCGGGTTTGCGGAACTCCTGCGGCGGCGGCTGGGCGACAACCCCCGCTTCACGCTTGTGGAGGGGGATGCGCTGGCGGGCAAGCACTGCCTCAACCCGGCCCTGGCCGCGGCGCTCACAGCAGTGCTGCCGTCATCCGGTGGGGTAGTGAAACTGGTCGCTAATCTGCCCTACCAGATCGCGACGCCTCTGCTCGTGGATCTCCTGCTGCACGCCATCCGATTCGAGCGACTCGTATGTACGATTCAGAAAGAAGTTGGCGCACGGCTCCAGGCGGCGCCGCGTACGGCGGCCTATGGGCCGGTATCCATCCTCGTACAGCTCCTGGCCGAGGTGCAGACGCTCGCATGGTTGCCCGCGAGCGCGTTCTGGCCGCGCCCCCAGGTTGAATCGGTGCTGCTGCGGATTCAGCCGCGGACGGGGCCGGCGGAGGCGGACTGTCGCGATCCGGCCTTTCGGGAGTTCGTGCAGACGGCCTTTCAGCAGCGGCGCAAAAAGCTGCGCCGCCTGGTGCCGCCGGGGCGGATAACCGAGTCCGCGGCGTTGTTCGAAGCGGCTGGCGTCAGTCCGGAGGCGCGCCCCGAGGAACTGCCTCCCGATCGATGGCCAGTGCTGTGGCGGGTCCTTCGGGCGTGA
- a CDS encoding AAA family ATPase, whose product MTQSTQPGLFDTRRPRGRRVVVTGQVGVDKKPFIEKVAGLAEARGCPVRRFHVGDMMYAEAKDVRPGRILDLPLARLAALRRSVFKDILTEADEHATVIVNTHAAFRWKHGLFPAFDHDQMLALDADLYITLVDNVDAVHERLTRDYELPHTLKDILVWREEEILATEVLASAVRGHGSFYVFARGVEDATIESLFRLIFKPGTKRVYPSFPMTHVMDMPATLAEIDAFRATLAAHFVTFDPGDMDEKRLLVDAARAANDGRSKFTISVHGRDVELSVAEVNEIARDIDAQIYARDFKLIDQSDMIVSLVPELPNGKPGLSSGVERELQHAWEGTKEVYVVWQPKVEPSPFITETATRVFPTIESLLAHFQQKGYIAEYQPQLFQSGTARERGRFG is encoded by the coding sequence ATGACGCAATCAACCCAGCCCGGTCTGTTCGATACGCGCCGGCCGCGTGGGCGCCGGGTTGTCGTGACCGGGCAGGTGGGAGTCGACAAGAAACCCTTCATCGAAAAAGTGGCCGGCCTCGCGGAAGCGCGTGGCTGCCCGGTTCGGCGGTTCCACGTCGGCGACATGATGTACGCAGAAGCGAAAGATGTACGTCCGGGGAGGATTCTGGACCTGCCGCTGGCGCGGCTCGCGGCCCTGCGGCGCTCGGTCTTCAAGGACATCCTGACCGAAGCGGACGAGCATGCCACGGTCATCGTGAATACGCACGCGGCCTTTCGTTGGAAGCATGGCCTTTTTCCCGCGTTCGATCACGACCAGATGCTGGCGCTTGATGCCGACCTGTACATCACACTGGTCGACAACGTGGACGCAGTTCACGAACGTCTCACGCGGGACTATGAGCTGCCGCATACGCTGAAGGACATTCTCGTCTGGCGCGAGGAGGAGATTCTCGCGACCGAGGTCCTCGCCAGTGCGGTGCGCGGACATGGATCATTCTACGTGTTCGCCCGTGGCGTCGAGGACGCGACGATCGAATCGCTCTTTCGGCTGATTTTCAAACCCGGGACCAAGCGGGTGTATCCGTCGTTTCCCATGACCCACGTCATGGATATGCCCGCCACATTGGCCGAGATCGACGCCTTTCGGGCGACGCTCGCGGCCCATTTCGTGACCTTTGATCCGGGTGACATGGACGAGAAGCGCCTGCTGGTGGATGCTGCCCGGGCGGCCAACGACGGCCGTTCGAAGTTCACCATTTCGGTCCATGGCCGTGACGTGGAACTGAGCGTGGCGGAGGTAAACGAGATCGCGCGCGACATCGATGCGCAGATCTACGCCCGCGATTTCAAACTGATCGATCAGTCGGACATGATTGTTTCGCTGGTGCCTGAATTGCCGAACGGCAAGCCGGGGCTTTCTTCGGGCGTGGAACGCGAGTTACAACACGCCTGGGAGGGCACCAAGGAAGTCTACGTGGTCTGGCAGCCCAAGGTCGAGCCGTCGCCCTTCATCACGGAGACCGCCACGCGCGTCTTCCCGACCATCGAGTCGCTGCTCGCGCATTTTCAGCAGAAGGGTTACATCGCGGAGTACCAGCCGCAATTGTTCCAGAGCGGCACTGCGCGTGAGCGTGGCCGGTTCGGTTAG
- a CDS encoding PAS domain S-box protein, producing MTLHRPVAWRTHAYLLLIALAICGSRPGAAAQRNEGDIAQPVRDHQVLTLLSYHLGQEWNDRVLGGLQSVLADRDDIEVSYEYLDTKRHVTGAHLLPLRELLRVKYAGHAPDCIIAVDDFALDFALELRSALWPGVPVAFCGINDENPARFTDQVAVTGVFERVDLNGTLNLALHLHPATRRVVLLHDQTQVGLAMRDQFAALGPSHPHVTLDFLTELSFAALEDELRTLPDDTVVILTHYLVDTQGSILTPTESAKHTSAACRVPVYTVWDFLVEAGAVGGVVVDGHAQGAAAARFAVQLLAGTPLEQLPMQHTSPNSTLLNYPQMQRFGIRRTALPPQAIVLNEPVSLYQRYRQWVWSAVAFVGLQSALIALLAWNRTRLRHARDEVLAAEQRLELALEGGNLGLWDWDLRTGRIVRNDHWAALLGYDLSEIPPDTSAWEQLRHPEDAPAAMKAMAAHLRGRTPLYESQQRLRTRAGGWKWVLERGKITARSPEGTPLRVTGTLSDIATQKAAEESLRASFAVQQRMAQRQAAILDALPAHLCVLDRDGVIVAVNRAWRQFARLPLDAGINLTRDVGRNYLAICDAVQDDGRTLAQIVAAGLRDVLAGRRDAFTLEYPCHATEQQQWFRLIVAGLPAEAGGAVVMHLDVTERRQAMETLRESEALHRGVLENAPVGVFQTTPAGHLIFANRALARLLGYSSAAELLAAASHRTIGELAYADPQERTQIISMALLTEGWRRFETRFRRKDGVEIVVSLRLHAVWDARRENAELYGFVEDITETKRAEEERRRLDTQIQHAQKLESLGVLAGGVAHDFNNLLVGMLGHADLALAEIHDDGPVRMHLLGIEQAARHAADLVRQMLAYSGRGRFIIQAVNLNELVAGMLQLLEVTIPKTVTLQREFATHLPPVEGDVTQLRQVVMNLVTNAAEAIGQKPGTIRIRTGVRYCDEAFLQAGYLNDELPAGHYAFLEIQDDGCGMDTETRARMFDPFFTTKFTGRGLGLAAVLGIIRGHRGSLHVESAPGAGSTFQVLFPAAETAALPETRPPVQPAETPHGVVLLVDDDETVRNVGQRMLERAGLTVLTAEDGQDAVEKFRGRAMEIGCVILDLTMPRMNGEEALRALRAIRADVPVILSSGYDEEDLHARFAEADLAGFIQKPYYYEDLLACLRRALPAG from the coding sequence ATGACCCTCCACCGGCCTGTTGCCTGGCGAACGCACGCATACCTGCTGCTGATTGCGCTTGCAATCTGTGGCTCCCGCCCCGGCGCCGCCGCTCAGCGGAACGAAGGGGATATCGCTCAGCCGGTTCGTGACCATCAGGTTCTTACCCTGCTCTCGTACCACCTCGGCCAGGAATGGAACGACCGTGTGCTGGGGGGCCTGCAAAGCGTCCTCGCCGACCGGGACGACATCGAGGTGTCCTACGAGTACCTCGACACGAAGCGTCATGTCACCGGCGCACACCTGCTACCGCTCCGCGAACTGCTGCGCGTGAAGTATGCCGGCCACGCACCGGACTGCATCATCGCGGTCGATGACTTCGCCCTCGATTTCGCCCTTGAACTTCGCAGTGCCCTTTGGCCGGGCGTCCCGGTCGCCTTCTGCGGTATTAACGATGAGAATCCGGCGCGCTTTACCGACCAGGTGGCCGTCACCGGCGTCTTTGAGCGCGTCGACCTCAACGGGACACTCAATCTCGCACTGCACCTGCACCCCGCCACACGGCGTGTGGTGCTGCTGCACGACCAGACCCAGGTCGGCCTCGCCATGCGCGACCAGTTTGCCGCCCTCGGCCCGAGTCATCCCCACGTGACCCTTGACTTCCTCACGGAATTGAGCTTCGCGGCGCTCGAAGACGAGTTGCGGACCCTGCCCGATGACACGGTGGTGATCCTCACCCACTATCTGGTCGACACACAGGGCTCCATCCTGACACCTACCGAGAGCGCGAAACATACCTCGGCCGCGTGCCGGGTCCCGGTCTACACCGTCTGGGACTTCCTGGTCGAGGCCGGAGCCGTGGGAGGGGTCGTCGTCGATGGCCACGCTCAAGGCGCCGCCGCAGCCCGGTTCGCGGTGCAACTGCTCGCTGGAACACCGCTCGAGCAATTGCCGATGCAGCACACGAGTCCCAACTCCACACTGCTGAACTACCCGCAGATGCAGCGTTTCGGCATACGCCGCACCGCACTGCCCCCGCAGGCCATCGTCCTCAACGAGCCGGTTTCCCTTTACCAGCGCTATCGCCAGTGGGTGTGGAGCGCAGTGGCGTTTGTTGGCCTGCAATCGGCTCTGATTGCCCTGCTGGCCTGGAACCGCACCCGCCTGCGACACGCCCGCGACGAAGTACTGGCGGCCGAACAACGGCTCGAACTTGCACTCGAAGGCGGCAACCTGGGCTTGTGGGACTGGGATCTCCGCACCGGGCGAATTGTCCGAAACGATCATTGGGCCGCACTGCTGGGCTACGACCTGAGCGAGATTCCGCCGGATACCAGCGCCTGGGAGCAACTACGGCATCCGGAAGATGCCCCCGCCGCAATGAAGGCGATGGCGGCTCACCTGCGCGGCCGTACACCGCTGTACGAGTCCCAGCAGCGCCTCCGTACACGCGCGGGCGGCTGGAAGTGGGTCCTGGAGCGCGGCAAGATCACGGCTCGCAGCCCGGAGGGAACTCCGCTGCGGGTCACCGGCACGCTCAGTGACATTGCCACCCAAAAAGCGGCCGAAGAGAGTCTGCGCGCCAGCTTCGCCGTCCAGCAGCGGATGGCCCAGCGCCAGGCCGCTATCCTCGACGCGCTGCCGGCCCATCTGTGTGTGCTCGATCGCGATGGCGTCATCGTGGCTGTGAATCGCGCCTGGCGCCAGTTTGCCCGCCTCCCTCTCGACGCCGGGATCAACCTGACCCGTGATGTCGGTCGGAACTACCTCGCCATCTGCGATGCGGTGCAGGACGACGGCCGCACCCTGGCGCAGATCGTCGCGGCTGGGCTGCGGGATGTGCTGGCGGGCCGACGCGACGCCTTCACGCTCGAATACCCGTGTCACGCCACCGAGCAGCAGCAGTGGTTCCGACTGATCGTGGCCGGCCTGCCGGCTGAGGCGGGCGGCGCGGTGGTCATGCATCTCGACGTGACCGAGCGTCGCCAGGCCATGGAAACGCTGCGTGAAAGTGAAGCGCTGCACCGCGGCGTGCTCGAGAACGCTCCGGTCGGTGTGTTTCAAACCACGCCCGCAGGCCATTTGATCTTCGCGAACCGCGCCCTGGCACGCCTGCTGGGCTACAGCAGCGCCGCGGAATTGCTCGCGGCGGCCAGTCACCGGACCATCGGCGAACTGGCCTACGCCGATCCGCAGGAACGCACGCAGATCATCAGCATGGCTTTACTGACCGAGGGTTGGCGGCGCTTCGAGACACGCTTCCGTCGTAAGGATGGTGTGGAGATCGTGGTCAGTCTGCGGCTGCACGCGGTCTGGGATGCGCGCCGCGAGAACGCGGAACTTTACGGCTTCGTCGAGGACATCACGGAAACAAAGCGCGCCGAGGAGGAGCGGCGGCGACTCGATACGCAGATTCAGCATGCTCAAAAACTGGAGAGTCTGGGCGTCCTCGCAGGGGGCGTGGCCCACGACTTCAACAACCTGCTCGTCGGCATGCTGGGGCACGCCGACCTCGCCTTGGCGGAAATCCACGACGACGGCCCTGTTCGGATGCACCTGCTCGGAATTGAACAGGCCGCCCGCCACGCTGCTGACCTTGTGCGGCAGATGTTGGCCTACTCCGGCCGGGGCCGCTTCATCATACAGGCGGTCAACCTCAATGAGCTGGTGGCCGGGATGCTCCAACTGCTCGAAGTCACGATACCCAAGACGGTGACACTGCAGCGCGAATTCGCCACCCACCTGCCCCCCGTGGAGGGCGATGTCACACAGTTACGGCAGGTGGTCATGAACCTGGTGACCAACGCAGCCGAAGCCATCGGCCAGAAGCCGGGCACCATTCGCATTCGGACCGGCGTGCGCTATTGTGACGAGGCCTTTCTCCAGGCCGGCTACCTCAACGACGAATTGCCCGCCGGTCACTACGCCTTTCTCGAAATCCAGGATGACGGCTGCGGCATGGACACCGAGACCCGCGCCCGCATGTTCGATCCGTTCTTCACCACCAAATTCACCGGCCGCGGACTGGGCCTGGCCGCCGTGCTTGGCATCATCCGGGGCCATCGCGGTTCGCTGCACGTTGAGAGCGCCCCAGGCGCAGGCAGTACCTTCCAGGTGCTGTTCCCCGCGGCGGAAACCGCCGCGCTTCCCGAGACCCGGCCGCCGGTACAACCGGCGGAAACGCCGCACGGTGTCGTGCTGCTGGTTGATGACGACGAGACCGTGCGCAATGTCGGTCAGCGCATGCTCGAACGCGCCGGGCTGACGGTCTTGACCGCCGAGGATGGTCAGGATGCCGTCGAGAAGTTCCGCGGCCGGGCGATGGAAATCGGCTGCGTGATCCTGGACCTGACGATGCCGCGGATGAACGGTGAGGAAGCCCTGCGGGCCCTCCGGGCAATCCGTGCGGACGTACCCGTGATCCTGTCGAGCGGATACGACGAGGAGGATCTGCACGCACGCTTCGCGGAGGCCGATCTCGCCGGTTTTATCCAGAAACCCTACTACTACGAAGACCTGCTGGCTTGCCTGCGACGGGCACTGCCCGCGGGCTGA
- the ispG gene encoding flavodoxin-dependent (E)-4-hydroxy-3-methylbut-2-enyl-diphosphate synthase, which produces MPPRKKTRQVNIGNVRLGGDAPVVLQTMTSGYTYEIDTCLAEIHKLAAAGADVVRVAVPDERDTAALREIIPASPVPIVADVHFHFQRALEAIEAGVHKIRLNPGNIQDRPKVERIIAACKERGIPIRVGVNEGGIVERRDKSQRAAEKATLEQDYRNNLIQIMLDKLAAYLRIFEEQDFHDVVISAKSIDPRLVIDVYTAISARWDFPLHLGVTHAGTPDTGRIRSIAALGTLLANGIGDTIRISYAADPVYEVEDGAELLCTLGLRPRKTPELIACPTCGRIEVDLLKLVEDVKQTILKEIDIPLKIAVMGCVVNGPGECEGADVAIFGGKGRGIIYVQGEQKQTVAEDRMIPALLEECRAFALKVKNGEATLKNQFVDIVPPDPLPRPDGTMSLPVAR; this is translated from the coding sequence ATGCCCCCGCGCAAGAAGACCCGCCAAGTCAACATCGGCAACGTGCGGCTCGGCGGCGACGCCCCGGTCGTCCTCCAGACCATGACCTCCGGCTATACCTACGAGATCGACACCTGCCTGGCCGAGATTCACAAGCTCGCCGCAGCCGGGGCCGATGTCGTGCGCGTCGCCGTACCGGACGAGCGGGATACCGCGGCACTGCGGGAGATCATTCCTGCGAGCCCGGTTCCGATCGTCGCGGATGTGCACTTCCACTTCCAACGCGCCCTTGAAGCCATCGAGGCCGGGGTCCACAAGATCCGCCTCAACCCCGGCAATATCCAGGACCGGCCGAAGGTCGAGCGCATCATCGCGGCCTGCAAGGAGCGTGGGATTCCGATTCGCGTCGGCGTGAACGAAGGCGGCATCGTCGAGCGCCGCGACAAGAGCCAGCGGGCCGCCGAAAAGGCGACCCTCGAGCAGGACTACCGCAACAACCTGATCCAAATCATGCTCGACAAGCTGGCCGCGTATCTCCGCATCTTCGAGGAGCAGGACTTTCACGACGTGGTCATCTCCGCCAAGAGCATCGACCCGCGCCTCGTCATCGACGTCTACACCGCCATCAGCGCGCGCTGGGACTTCCCCCTGCACCTCGGCGTCACCCACGCCGGCACGCCCGACACCGGTCGTATCCGCTCGATCGCGGCCCTCGGTACGCTGCTCGCAAATGGCATCGGCGACACCATCCGCATCAGCTACGCCGCCGACCCGGTTTACGAGGTCGAGGACGGCGCCGAACTGCTCTGTACCCTCGGCCTCCGCCCGCGCAAAACGCCGGAGCTGATCGCCTGCCCGACCTGCGGCCGGATCGAGGTCGACCTACTCAAGCTGGTCGAGGATGTGAAGCAGACAATTCTCAAGGAGATCGACATCCCGCTGAAGATCGCGGTCATGGGCTGCGTGGTGAACGGCCCGGGCGAGTGCGAAGGAGCGGACGTCGCGATCTTCGGCGGCAAGGGCCGCGGCATCATCTATGTGCAGGGTGAGCAGAAACAGACCGTGGCCGAAGACCGCATGATTCCGGCACTGCTCGAGGAGTGCCGCGCCTTCGCGCTGAAGGTGAAAAACGGCGAGGCGACGCTCAAGAACCAGTTCGTGGACATCGTACCGCCCGATCCGCTCCCGCGCCCCGACGGCACGATGTCGCTGCCGGTCGCACGCTGA
- a CDS encoding glycosyltransferase family 2 protein, with protein MTPAPQVAVVIPCYNHGEFLPEALASVQAQTWPVSTCVVIDDGSNEPATLAVLDQVARSGVRVLRQENRGLATARNAGVRATNEPFFVPLDADDRLRPRFVEALLAPLLLAGAQHVAFAYGHVRHCGARTDSWACPAYDQHELLMQNVSVATAVIRRAAFEAVGGYAEDMVGGYEDWDLWLAFRAASWTGVCVPEELFEYRQHHAGNSMLGRIGRNRATLLARMIAHHPRLYAETLGLERDDLPVAEVLTEWLAAEELLERTRRRRYRWLRAINLVREDGELPPRHGPKRPTERLRRLGGWSGTVSGD; from the coding sequence ATGACACCTGCGCCGCAGGTGGCCGTAGTGATTCCGTGCTACAACCACGGTGAATTCCTCCCAGAAGCCCTGGCGAGCGTACAGGCCCAAACCTGGCCGGTGTCGACGTGCGTCGTCATCGACGATGGCTCGAACGAACCGGCGACCCTGGCTGTGCTGGACCAGGTCGCACGGTCCGGAGTCCGGGTGCTCAGGCAGGAGAACCGTGGGCTCGCCACGGCGCGCAACGCGGGTGTCCGTGCTACCAACGAACCATTTTTCGTCCCACTGGATGCGGATGATCGGCTGCGGCCGCGGTTTGTCGAGGCACTGCTCGCACCTTTACTGCTTGCGGGGGCACAGCACGTGGCGTTCGCCTACGGACACGTGCGGCACTGCGGTGCGCGGACGGACTCCTGGGCGTGTCCGGCATATGACCAGCACGAGCTGCTGATGCAGAACGTCTCCGTTGCAACAGCGGTGATCCGCCGGGCGGCCTTCGAGGCGGTCGGGGGCTACGCCGAGGACATGGTGGGCGGCTACGAGGATTGGGATCTCTGGCTGGCGTTCCGTGCGGCGAGCTGGACGGGTGTGTGTGTGCCCGAGGAGCTGTTTGAGTACCGCCAACACCATGCCGGCAACTCGATGCTGGGGCGTATCGGCCGCAATCGGGCGACGTTGCTCGCGCGGATGATTGCGCATCATCCGCGACTCTACGCGGAGACGCTGGGGCTGGAGCGGGACGATTTGCCGGTGGCGGAAGTGCTGACGGAGTGGCTGGCAGCGGAGGAACTGCTGGAACGGACGCGCCGTCGGCGTTATCGCTGGCTACGAGCCATCAACCTGGTGCGCGAGGATGGGGAACTGCCGCCGCGCCATGGTCCGAAGCGGCCGACCGAGCGCCTGCGGCGATTGGGGGGGTGGTCGGGGACGGTGAGCGGGGATTGA
- the recR gene encoding recombination protein RecR, whose product MEEFTKLPGIGARSAERIAFHLLKAEREEALALAKAIVATKDEVRPCARCYNIADQELCHICRDPRRDGGQVVVVEQPKDLLALESAGVISGVYHVLMGHISPLEGIQPGDLTLDALVRRVRGGGVREIVLATNPTVEGDTTSLHITSMLADFDVAVTRLARGLAPGSQIEYANREMLQEAFRGRRGNDD is encoded by the coding sequence ATGGAAGAGTTCACGAAGCTGCCGGGGATCGGTGCCCGCTCCGCGGAGCGGATCGCGTTCCACCTGTTGAAGGCGGAACGGGAAGAGGCGCTCGCCCTCGCCAAGGCGATCGTCGCCACCAAGGACGAGGTCCGGCCGTGTGCGCGGTGCTACAACATCGCCGATCAGGAACTCTGCCACATCTGCCGGGACCCACGCCGCGACGGTGGGCAGGTTGTCGTCGTGGAGCAACCGAAGGATCTGCTGGCCCTCGAGAGCGCTGGTGTGATCAGCGGGGTTTACCATGTGCTGATGGGGCACATTTCACCGCTGGAGGGCATTCAGCCCGGTGACCTGACCCTCGATGCGCTGGTGCGTCGGGTCCGTGGCGGCGGTGTTCGGGAAATCGTCCTCGCCACCAACCCGACCGTCGAGGGTGACACCACCTCCCTGCACATCACGAGCATGCTGGCGGATTTCGACGTCGCGGTGACCCGGCTGGCCCGCGGTCTCGCGCCAGGGTCACAAATCGAATACGCCAACCGGGAAATGCTGCAGGAAGCCTTTCGCGGCCGGCGGGGAAACGATGATTAA